A single window of Aythya fuligula isolate bAytFul2 chromosome Z, bAytFul2.pri, whole genome shotgun sequence DNA harbors:
- the TTC39B gene encoding tetratricopeptide repeat protein 39B isoform X1: protein MLKSEIVCFLCMLFSCLFVVRWKKKSERRSNYFCIRNIFTYLKLTKLTLASKMDLKTALEECSMALNLFLNNKFSEALELLRPWSKDSMYHALGYSTILVMQAAMTFEQQDIQMGISTMKEALQTCQRFRKRNTVVESLSNLVSKQSVDQLSEEEMHAEICYAECLLQKAALTFVQDENMINFIKGGLKIRTSYQIYKECHQVLQMTQGNKSKNETYHQFEGGVKLGIGAFNLMLSLLPGRILRLLEFIGFSGNRELGLHQLQEGASGSSLRAILCTFTLLVYHTYVSLILGTGDTNLEEADSLLEPYLQKFPNGSIILFYAARIDILKGNFEKAQLTFQECIAAQQEWKQIHHLCYWELMWCYTFQQNWLQAYRYADLLSKENRWSKAIYVFQKAAILCMLPEEDLKKTGEDIVSLFRQVEGLKQRIAGKSIPTEKFAVRKARRYSCSQPVKLILPALEMMYVWNGFAIVGKRVDLTENLLVTIEKEETALQNETNHNEYYTDDMCMLQLLKGLCLKHLGRLMQAELCFNQVIQSEKQIKYDSYLVPFTMYELGLLYKQQGEREKAVRYIETAKNNYKEYSMESRLHFRIHAALDSLKVSPASTP from the exons ggcaTCCAAAATGGATCTCAAGACTGCTCTGGAAGAATGTTCAATGGcactgaatttatttctaaacaatAAGTTCTCTGAAGCCCTGGAATTACTTCGCCCATG GTCTAAAGATAGTATGTACCATGCCCTTGGATACAGCACTATTTTAGTTATGCAAGCGGCTATGACCTTTGAACAACAGGATATACAAATGGGAATTTCTACAATGAAAGAAGCTTTGCAAACCTGCCAAAG attcaggaaaagaaacacagtgGTAGAGTCCTTGTCCAATCTAGTTTCTAAACAGTCAGTGGATCAGTTGAGTGAAG AGGAAATGCATGCTGAAATCTGCTATGCTGAATGTttactgcagaaagcagctctcACCTTTGTACAG gatGAAAATATGATCAACTTTATCAAAGGCGGCCTCAAAATTAGGACGAGTTATCAAATATACAA GGAATGTCATCAGGTGCTACAGATGACTCAggggaacaaaagcaaaaatgaaacttATCACCAATTTGAAGGAGGAGTAAAACTGGGAATCGGAGCATTCAATTTG ATGCTGTCATTGTTACCAGGAAGGATCCTCCGACTTTTAGAATTTATTGGATTTTCTGGCAATAGG gAGTTAGGCCTCCATCAACTACAGGAAGGTGCATCTGGCAGCAGTTTGAGGGCCATTCTGTGTACTTTCACCCTGCTGGTTTATCATACTTACGTCTCTTTAATCCTTG GTACAGGGGACACCAACCTTGAGGAAGCAGACAGTCTTCTCGAACCCTACCTCCAGAAGTTTCCAAAT GGTTCCATTATTCTCTTTTATGCTGCCAGAATAGATATACTGAAAGGAAATTTTGAAAAG GCACAGTTAACGTTCCAGGAATGCATAGCAGCCCAGCAAGAATGGAAGCAGATTCATCATCTCTGTTACTGGGAACTAATGTGGTGCTACACATTCCAGCAGAACTGGCTTCAAGCGTATCGGTATGCAGACCTCCTCAGCAAAGAGAACAGGTGGTCTAAG GCAATATATGTATTCCAGAAAGCAGCAATTTTATGTATGCTTCCAGAGGAAGATTTGAAAAAGACTGGCGAGGACATTGTGTCTTTGTTCAG ACAAGTGGAAGGTCTAAAACAGAGAATTGCGGGAAAATCTATCCCAACAGAGAAGTTTGCAGTAAGGAAAGCGCGGCGCTATTCATGTTCTCAACCAGTGAAGTTGATATTACCTGCCTTG GAAATGATGTATGTCTGGAATGGCTTTGCAATTGTGGGCAAAAGAGTGGACCTTACTGAAAATTTATTGGTAACaattgaaaaagaagaaactgctCTACAAAATGAAACTA ACCACAATGAATACTATACGGATGACATGTGCATGTTGCAGCTACTGAAGGGTCTCTGCCTTAAACACTTGGGAAGACTCATGCAAGCTGAACTGTGTTTCAATCAAGTAATTCAAAG tgagaaacaaataaaatatgataGCTATTTGGTGCCATTCACCATGTACGAACTGGGTCTTCTGTACAAACAACAgggtgagagagaaaaagcagtaagaTACATAGAAACTGCAAA AAACAACTACAAAGAATACTCCATGGAGTCCAGGTTGCACTTCAGGATTCATGCAGCACTTGACAGCTTGAAAGTGTCGCCTGCTTCAACACCTTGA
- the TTC39B gene encoding tetratricopeptide repeat protein 39B isoform X2: MDLKTALEECSMALNLFLNNKFSEALELLRPWSKDSMYHALGYSTILVMQAAMTFEQQDIQMGISTMKEALQTCQRFRKRNTVVESLSNLVSKQSVDQLSEEEMHAEICYAECLLQKAALTFVQDENMINFIKGGLKIRTSYQIYKECHQVLQMTQGNKSKNETYHQFEGGVKLGIGAFNLMLSLLPGRILRLLEFIGFSGNRELGLHQLQEGASGSSLRAILCTFTLLVYHTYVSLILGTGDTNLEEADSLLEPYLQKFPNGSIILFYAARIDILKGNFEKAQLTFQECIAAQQEWKQIHHLCYWELMWCYTFQQNWLQAYRYADLLSKENRWSKAIYVFQKAAILCMLPEEDLKKTGEDIVSLFRQVEGLKQRIAGKSIPTEKFAVRKARRYSCSQPVKLILPALEMMYVWNGFAIVGKRVDLTENLLVTIEKEETALQNETNHNEYYTDDMCMLQLLKGLCLKHLGRLMQAELCFNQVIQSEKQIKYDSYLVPFTMYELGLLYKQQGEREKAVRYIETAKNNYKEYSMESRLHFRIHAALDSLKVSPASTP; the protein is encoded by the exons ATGGATCTCAAGACTGCTCTGGAAGAATGTTCAATGGcactgaatttatttctaaacaatAAGTTCTCTGAAGCCCTGGAATTACTTCGCCCATG GTCTAAAGATAGTATGTACCATGCCCTTGGATACAGCACTATTTTAGTTATGCAAGCGGCTATGACCTTTGAACAACAGGATATACAAATGGGAATTTCTACAATGAAAGAAGCTTTGCAAACCTGCCAAAG attcaggaaaagaaacacagtgGTAGAGTCCTTGTCCAATCTAGTTTCTAAACAGTCAGTGGATCAGTTGAGTGAAG AGGAAATGCATGCTGAAATCTGCTATGCTGAATGTttactgcagaaagcagctctcACCTTTGTACAG gatGAAAATATGATCAACTTTATCAAAGGCGGCCTCAAAATTAGGACGAGTTATCAAATATACAA GGAATGTCATCAGGTGCTACAGATGACTCAggggaacaaaagcaaaaatgaaacttATCACCAATTTGAAGGAGGAGTAAAACTGGGAATCGGAGCATTCAATTTG ATGCTGTCATTGTTACCAGGAAGGATCCTCCGACTTTTAGAATTTATTGGATTTTCTGGCAATAGG gAGTTAGGCCTCCATCAACTACAGGAAGGTGCATCTGGCAGCAGTTTGAGGGCCATTCTGTGTACTTTCACCCTGCTGGTTTATCATACTTACGTCTCTTTAATCCTTG GTACAGGGGACACCAACCTTGAGGAAGCAGACAGTCTTCTCGAACCCTACCTCCAGAAGTTTCCAAAT GGTTCCATTATTCTCTTTTATGCTGCCAGAATAGATATACTGAAAGGAAATTTTGAAAAG GCACAGTTAACGTTCCAGGAATGCATAGCAGCCCAGCAAGAATGGAAGCAGATTCATCATCTCTGTTACTGGGAACTAATGTGGTGCTACACATTCCAGCAGAACTGGCTTCAAGCGTATCGGTATGCAGACCTCCTCAGCAAAGAGAACAGGTGGTCTAAG GCAATATATGTATTCCAGAAAGCAGCAATTTTATGTATGCTTCCAGAGGAAGATTTGAAAAAGACTGGCGAGGACATTGTGTCTTTGTTCAG ACAAGTGGAAGGTCTAAAACAGAGAATTGCGGGAAAATCTATCCCAACAGAGAAGTTTGCAGTAAGGAAAGCGCGGCGCTATTCATGTTCTCAACCAGTGAAGTTGATATTACCTGCCTTG GAAATGATGTATGTCTGGAATGGCTTTGCAATTGTGGGCAAAAGAGTGGACCTTACTGAAAATTTATTGGTAACaattgaaaaagaagaaactgctCTACAAAATGAAACTA ACCACAATGAATACTATACGGATGACATGTGCATGTTGCAGCTACTGAAGGGTCTCTGCCTTAAACACTTGGGAAGACTCATGCAAGCTGAACTGTGTTTCAATCAAGTAATTCAAAG tgagaaacaaataaaatatgataGCTATTTGGTGCCATTCACCATGTACGAACTGGGTCTTCTGTACAAACAACAgggtgagagagaaaaagcagtaagaTACATAGAAACTGCAAA AAACAACTACAAAGAATACTCCATGGAGTCCAGGTTGCACTTCAGGATTCATGCAGCACTTGACAGCTTGAAAGTGTCGCCTGCTTCAACACCTTGA